In the Pongo abelii isolate AG06213 chromosome 9, NHGRI_mPonAbe1-v2.0_pri, whole genome shotgun sequence genome, TTTAGTACTGATGTGTAGCTCTAGGGTAAGGAGCCTGGTTTAATTTAGCATTCACCCAAAACCACCCCAATTTTGAGGATGCCTGGAAAACTTTCGAGACAGGATcccactgtcacccaggatggagtccagtgatgccatctctgctcactgcaacgtctgcccctggcatcaagcaatcctcccatctcagcctcctgagtagcatgaccagctcatttttaaatttattattattttacttattttgagatggagtctagctttgttgccccagctggagtgcagtggcgcaatctcagctcactgcaagctccacctcccggtttcatgccattctcctgcctcagcctcccaagtagctgggactacaggtgcccaccaccacgcccggctaactttttatatttttagtagagacggggtttcaccttgttagccagggtggtcttgatctcctgatcttgtgatccgcccacctcggcctcccaaagcgctgggaagacaggtgtgagccaccacgcccggcctattattattaagacagactttcactctcattgcccaggctggagttcaatggcggctggagttcaatggcgcaatctcggctcactgcaacctcctcccaggttcaagcaattcttctgcctcagcctcccaagcagatgggattacaggtgcccaccaccatgcccagctaattttttgtgtttttagtagagatggggtttctccatgtttgacaggctggtcttgaactcccgacctcaggtgatctgcccaccttggcctctcaaagtgctgggattacaggcgttgagccaccacgcctggccggaaaACTTTAAAGGCAAAGTTAACAGGGTTAACATCAAGTTAAACTCCAAGATCACCCTGAAAACTCTGCCCTCATAGGTCCTTTGACCCATGCAGAACCAGGCCAGGGCACATGTCATCAATACAAAATAGTATGACCATTCCCACCCCGACCTGACTTCCAAGGACATACCAATTATTTGTACACCCAAAGCCCAGACAAGCAGCAGCTTGTGGAGGCACAGTGAGGACAGGCACAACGccctattcatctttgtattcgcCACATGGTAACCTAATTGCAGGTAATCAGGGAGTACCTAGCAAAATACAAAGCCAGCTAGACGTTTACTAGACAGAATGAACAATGAAAtgctatgggggaaaaaaatcagtttattaaAGCATTACTCTTGAAAAACtacattttggccaggcgcagtggctcacatataATCCCTGCAaaaactctgggaggccaaggcgggaggatccccgccttgagctcaagagttcaaagTTACGGTGAGCTAcaatcatgccaccacactgcagcttgtgtgacagagctagatgtctaaaaaacaaaaagcaagaaaaagtacTTCATTACTCCTAAGGAGTGGCAGCATAACCTTGTCAATTACACAGAGCCAACTATGTGGCTTCAACTCAAACATAGACTTGATTGGAAgcataaacaaaaacaacttcATAATACATCGATGTTGAAAATCAGTGAGTTATAGTCAATCTTTTCAAATCACCTCTTAAAAATAAttcgtcttgctctgtcacctaggctggagtatagtgacacaatcagctcaccacagcctgaaactcttgggctcaaactatcctcctgcttcagcctctcttAGTAGCTGGAACTTCAGCTGCATATCACCACACAGAGCTAACTTTAAAATTGTCTTAGAAATGGGATtctgctatgttgcctaggctgccaTTGTTCTTGATAAGGAGTTTTTCCTCTCAACAAGTCAATAAATAGtttaaggctgggtgtgatggctcatgactgtaattccagcactttaggaggcaggcggatcacttgagtccaggagtttgagaccagcttggccatggtgaaactccatctctaccaaaaatataaaaattagccaggtgtggtggcaggcgcctgtaatcccagctacgcagcaggctgaggcaggataatcacttgaatacgggaggcagaggctgcagtgagccaggatcatgccactgcactccagtctgggcaacacagagattctgtctcaaaaaaaaaaaaaaaaaaacaaaaccaaaaacaaaagcaataaatggtttaaaaaaaagaaaatgcaaaagcaTCTAGTATGAATATAGCATTAAGCCAGGCCAGATTCTGAGTCATGAAAAAACTACTCTTACATTGTCTGTTACAGGGAGATCAGGATCTCAAAGCAGAAAGCAAAAATGACTTGCTCTAATagaatcaagaaattaaaaaaaaatttttttttttttttttttagagaagtctcactcttgtcccccaggcttgagtccaatggctcaatctcagcttactgcaacctccacctcccgggttcaaatgattctcctgcctctgcctcctaaatagCCGGGAttaaggcgcctgccaccatggccggctaacttttagtagagatggggtttcaccaagttggccaggctggtctcgaactcctgacctcagatgcttcacctgcctcagactcccaaagtgctgagattacaggtgtgagccaccgcgcctggcaaaaaatttttgagacacccaggctgtagtgcagtggcctgatcttagctcactgcagccttgacttcctgggttcaagtgatcctcccacctcagcctctggagtagctgggaccacaaatgcacaccactatgcccagctaatttttaaattttttgcagagacagggtttcaccatgttgcccaggctggtcttgaactcctgagctcaagcaacctgcttgcctcagcctccaaaagtgctgggattactagcgttgagtcactgcacctggccaaggagttaaaattttattttataaaataattttttgagaaggagttttgctcttgttgctcaggctggagtgcaatggcgcaatcttggctcaccgcaacctccacctcctgggttcaagcgattctcctacctcagcctcctgagtagccgggattacagatgcgtgccaccgcacccagctaattttttgtatttttagtagagacagggtttcaccatgttggtcaggatggtcttgaactcctgacctcatgatccaccggccctggcctcccaaagtgctgagattacaggcgtgagccaccatgcctggccggagTTAAAATTTTAACTAGTTTTGTAATGCaaaaatatatcatatgtatGTTTATCATGTCACTTCTGAAAATCCTTCATTGATCATCCCCATCTAAACAGAATTCTCTACTTGACATTTCTGCATTTTCTCCTCCCTCAGAATAGAAACTCCAGAACCGTATGCATCTCCAACACTTAAAACACCACCTTCCAGAGTatcactcaataaaatatttgttgaatcaatgaaTACCGTTAGTCTCCAATGTTTGAAATTTGCCAACCCTACCCATCAGATCAAAGGGTATACTGACAAGAGTAAAAATGGCGTTCAGTGGTGGGTCTGtcctttagagaaaaagaaaccaaagtaGGTATGTACGACCCTCCAAGAGAAATGGCGGAGAACCAACCCAGCCaggaaaggaaaaactaaaggaaaaacatttgctgggaagattaaatgagaacacatgaaacACCCAGCACAGGCTtcacatacaaaaatattcaataaattacatgttgTATAGAGCTGTTCAAATCTTGGTCATCTATGATTAGAAAGAATCTAACAGGaggaagcaattaaaaaaaaaatctgagaaaccATCTAAGTAAAGACCAGCTTCTTTATCTCCCCATCATCATAACCCGACTTCCCTGAAAAGGTAATgactggcatacagtaggtgctcagtatttgttgaatgattctgagaaatgcTCTAACTAGACACAATCCTGTATCTGTAGAAACTAGAGCAAGAAGGTACAGACCAAACATATGGAAGACAAATAACTGTTTCAAGAAAAACGTGAGGCTAAGAGGCGGCAGTTCTTGCACTCAGCCCCATCATTCAACAAGGTATCTAAAGCCTCGTATGTTGGGTCATTTCTCCATGCCTATGATTTAAAGGCTGTAAACCCAAGTAATGAGGTGCTAGTGGGACCATTCAGGCATTCTTTGGATTTTGGCAGAGCTAAACAAATAGACATTGAAAGGCATCAACACATGTCACTGGCCTACAGTTAGCAAAGTACTCTTGGAGCCACAGCTTCATTTCTTCACATGGCACGAAGAGCGAAAActgacttcctctttccccaaACCCCTCCTTTTCCCTGGAAATTAAATTAAGCTAGATACACTGACTGGGTGATTGGAATGGTAGTCTTAAGGGAAGGTGGTGACTATTTTCTCTAGAAGAGAAGACCTACATCTCTAAACTAAAAGTAGTTGGTTTTATAACAAAGGTGGACCAGTGGGAAAAGTCTTCATTGGAATAAGGCTACCTGCCTGGGCTTCTGTAAAACCTCTTTCCTCTGGCACCTACAAGTCctatttacaataaataaaatacagtgatGTTCACCCAAAGCTGAGTATCTTAAAACTTTATACCCTCCCCTTCAAGGTACAAATGAACCCCCAAACAAGCCCAAGCAAGAAGTCTCTCAAAGCACACATACCCTAAGTTGAAAAACCATTTATTTCAccggaaagaaaaaaagtgatccAACTCTATAGGTCTAGCCTTTGGACCAAAAAGAGACCCTGGAGCAGTGAGACTCTCACCAAGGTCATTCCCAAATCCAACAGccgcaggaggcaggaggcagggaggagacAGCACAGCCCCCACCACAGTTTCTGCACACAATGAGGCCTGCTGGGAGAACAGAACATGAATGGGAAGCTACAGAAGTATTGAAGgacagaaaaacaggaaaatgggcaggagaggaaaggaaaggaagagaaggtcTGAACTTAGCAAGGTAAATTAAGGTCCACGGTTCCTGAGGGACTGAACGCACAGAGCCGAGAACGTCCCGGAGATGGGGTACCACGAAGGGTGTATTCTCATGCACAACCGCAGCTCGGAATTTCAGCCCACACACATCCCACCTGAAAGAGAGCACAATACAGCGGCTTTACAGCAAAGCTCAAAAGGGCTTTCCCATTTAAAACTTCAACATCTTTACAAAGTCTGGTAACTTGACACTCCTTTTAAGTTTACTTGTACCCTTCTTCCCCAGTATCACAGTAATCTCTAACAATGAAAACAGCTTGAAGGCCAGAGAGTAACTGGGGAGGCTAAACAATCTCAGACTAAGGTCTTAAATTAATAGCAAATCTTGTTTCATAAAAGTAGGCAAAGAGACATTCCTTGCTCTTGATGATGTTAACATTAGCATTCCTCAGAGAAGGTAATTCCACATCACAAGCTGTCAGCAGAGGACAGGAAAAATGGAAAGGTTCCAATTAGCTCCctgaggttttaaaaaaaaaaattaacagtattTTCTATCTAGGAGTTACTGCCAAGGTCCAAGTTAAAAATCATTCAAAGTCTAGATAAAAGTAGCATCAACTGCACAAGTTTTAAGACCTGAGGACATCCAGTTCCAACTAGGGAAGAAACTAACTTTGGAAAGAAGGTGCGGAAGGGCATGTATAAGCTACACATCAAGTCACTGAAGTCTCTTTTCCAGCCCAATCAGTGACTGCCTACCCAATGACCCTGGGAAAGCCACGTACCTTCTGCCCTAACTGCAAAGATGACAGTTATCTATCACTCACACACTGTTACTATAATTAAGGATCAATGGTAATGTCTGGGACACACTGGGAGCTATTCAAAACTAAGGGCATTGAGATTTACCCTTAAGTACAACAATAATCTCAAACACCTAGAGCCCAAAGCTGGCAAGTATCAGAAGAGAATGTATTCAAGGAGAGCCAAATGGATCATGGGGCTCAAAATGTATGACAGTGGAAAAAGCCAGGGGACTCAGGGTAGAGCTGCTGGCTCAAGAGTATTAAATGCCCAAAACAGCTAATGAGAAGATGAAGAAGGGAGTGATTTGCTTATGGCAAAGCTCCCAACCCTGGATTTCAACATTACCAAAGGAGTAAAATTAACAGGTGTGCCTGCATTCTTAAAACATATACCCTGAGAAAGTAGATGATGTCAAAACTAGAACTGTGGGAatagttacttaaaaaaaaaaaaaaaaaaccctaagtaAGTGACAGGCGGGGCTGTTATAGGACAGACTGAAAGATACAGCAATGGAGTGGGCACTCTATTCAGGGTATAAATCTGAGCTGGGCAGAGAAGGTGAGTGTTAGCATCTATGCCCAGACTTCCTTGTGGAACTTTATAAAAGATAAGTTTTGTATTTCTCTCTACCCCAACTTACCATCAAATAAGTTCTATAAAACTCATAAGGGCTGAACGGTTCAGGAATGTCAGAAATACGCTTCAAGATTAAGATGATGCCATTTTGGTAGTCTTCTTAGTAACTGGGACCTGAGCAGTGATGACCAGTTAACTACAGTTATGGACTTTATCATCAGGGGTCATATCAGAACTTTCACACAGCACAAAACAGAACAGGAAACTTGAAGACCTTAGGAATGTCGCACACCTAGGAAACTTAACAAAGGCTCTAAGAAACAAAACACCTGAGCCTGAACGTGTGGGTCCCCAGATAAGGTTCAATTATAGTATAGTACATAGGTGACCCAAGATTCACCAGCAcatcattctttatttttctaggcACAAATAGAATCAAATTGACTCCCACTACCAGAAGCCCTGAAAAATAGCCATGAGGGCCAAGGAACTCtatgtattttaaagttaagCAGTTAGGACTTCTCTCTAGCCTGTGAGCCATCCTAGTAACCTTCCCCTAACCCTGCAAAAGCAAGCAAGCAGGGCAGCCTAATTGGAGCCCTTTAGGCTGCAGGAGGGATGGCAAAACCAGAAGAGGGAACACCCCACCCCTCTCACCTCAAGCTTTAAAAGGCTGAGTACCGCGCCCGATCCGCATACTGCTCCCGCTCATACCGGGCCATGTCGTACAGAGAATTCCGCGCGGCTGCTGAAGCTTGGGACAACTCACTCTCATGCCCGTAACCGTAGCCCTCTCCAACAGTGGGGACTGGGGCTGTAGCGCGACGCAGGGGGCTCCGATCCCGCCCGTAATATGAAGTGGAAGCTGCAGTAACAGCAGCAGCGGCTGCTGCTGCAGCAGCAGCTGTGGCAGCAGCTCCTGAGGTCGGCAACAGGTGTCTATCGTAGGGATCGAGAGAGGTGGAGGTGAGGTGACTGGCCATGGCTGTATTCTGGACTTGTGGCAGCTGGGACAGGGTCTGCTCTGCGTAATTATACACggaggcagctgcagctgccactGCCTCATAGGACCGGGCAGCACGGCAGCGCTTGTAGTAGGCATCGAGCGCTCCGTACGCGTTGTTGTAATACAATGAATCCCCATAGCTCATGGTGTAAGGCGTACGCACTGCTCCGTATTGCTCATTATATTGCTCGGTCAAGTCTGCCACGCGGCCTGAACGATCTATCGGACACTCTTTGGACCAGTGCCCCTCTTTCCCGCACCGATAGCAGCCGCTCTGGTCTCCCATCCCGGGCGCAGTCCTAAGCCGGCTGGTGGACAACTGCACGTGCATT is a window encoding:
- the RBM4 gene encoding RNA-binding protein 4 isoform X1, yielding MVKLFIGNLPREATEQEIRSLFEQYGKVLECDIIKNYGFVHIEDKTAAEDAIRNLHHYKLHGVNINVEASKNKSKTSTKLHVGNISPTCTNKELRAKFEEYGPVIECDIVKDYAFVHMERAEDAVEAIRGLDNTEFQGKRMHVQLSTSRLRTAPGMGDQSGCYRCGKEGHWSKECPIDRSGRVADLTEQYNEQYGAVRTPYTMSYGDSLYYNNAYGALDAYYKRCRAARSYEAVAAAAASVYNYAEQTLSQLPQVQNTAMASHLTSTSLDPYDRHLLPTSGAAATAAAAAAAAAAVTAASTSYYGRDRSPLRRATAPVPTVGEGYGYGHESELSQASAAARNSLYDMARYEREQYADRARYSAF